The following are encoded in a window of Telmatobacter sp. DSM 110680 genomic DNA:
- a CDS encoding alpha-L-arabinofuranosidase C-terminal domain-containing protein — protein sequence MSQRAIFAPLVAGNTKPRGVRVKLIAFASALAFAVPMVAQVTVTEPIPAVATIDIDASKVASQPIPRTIFGTFLEPIGNSTYNGLWAELLENPSFEAGLWSPEKTADMLRERPELRRSSGVDVPLPWEPVDPRQGNRYEVHHGDAANSWQSLLVLGVPGETTGIKQRVYLPIHRTHDYEGSFYAKHVGGQTGVVVALKMRDQDEVLASQQIEVTDESWKKFSFTFHIPDGKLHRLDPADFVVQVAGDGRIDFDQFSLMPADAKNGLDPDAVAMAKAMHTPLVRFGGNFTSSYHWKDGIGPRDKRINTINNSWGIPEYNSFGTDEFLEFCREIGAEPQVALNLGSGTPDEAAAWVRYINEHWQMHSGLLWELGNELWGNWNLGYPTKDQLAARTLEFSKAIHAVDPTARLIATGADPEVFKSWNAIQLTNTPGTFNYLSTHFVVGTGEVQQKTPTADFVAQASLALPVELERRVRQEQQQIDSTPGYEDKAHVAFTEWLFIGERLNAPNFLNMGGAVLTGGFLNMVMRNADIVPVSDMTGIMEFAGIWKKRSQVFGTPSYYAFKMYAGADIAKLVSVVANSGLYSVQHGVNRLPEIASVPNLDVAAALSADGKTLTLFCVNRSISTDIPTKIGLHGFAAGSQAEISVLNSPSLTDSNDEISPDHVQPTESREAVRPDGWSHVFPHGSVTVISFKRK from the coding sequence ACATTGACGCGAGCAAGGTTGCGAGTCAGCCGATACCGCGCACCATCTTCGGCACATTTCTCGAGCCTATTGGAAACTCAACCTACAACGGACTCTGGGCGGAATTGCTTGAAAATCCAAGCTTCGAAGCCGGTTTGTGGAGCCCCGAGAAAACTGCCGACATGCTGCGTGAACGTCCGGAGTTGCGCCGTTCCAGTGGCGTGGACGTTCCTTTGCCGTGGGAGCCGGTCGATCCGCGTCAAGGCAATCGATACGAGGTTCACCACGGCGATGCGGCCAATTCATGGCAGTCCTTACTGGTGCTCGGCGTGCCCGGCGAAACAACTGGCATCAAGCAGAGGGTTTACCTTCCAATTCATCGCACCCACGATTACGAAGGCAGTTTCTATGCGAAACATGTAGGCGGTCAGACGGGCGTTGTGGTTGCGTTGAAGATGCGTGATCAGGATGAGGTGCTCGCATCCCAGCAGATCGAAGTCACCGACGAATCGTGGAAAAAATTTAGTTTTACGTTCCACATTCCGGATGGGAAGTTGCATCGCCTCGATCCCGCGGATTTTGTCGTGCAGGTTGCGGGAGATGGGCGCATCGATTTTGATCAGTTCTCACTCATGCCGGCGGATGCGAAGAACGGCCTCGACCCGGACGCGGTCGCCATGGCCAAGGCCATGCACACGCCCCTGGTGCGATTTGGCGGAAATTTTACCTCCTCGTACCACTGGAAAGACGGTATAGGTCCGCGCGATAAACGCATCAACACGATCAATAATTCCTGGGGAATTCCGGAGTACAACAGCTTCGGCACCGATGAGTTTCTCGAGTTCTGCCGAGAGATTGGTGCCGAGCCACAAGTTGCGCTCAACCTCGGCAGCGGAACCCCGGATGAAGCCGCCGCGTGGGTTCGCTATATCAATGAGCACTGGCAGATGCACTCAGGTTTGCTTTGGGAACTCGGTAATGAACTTTGGGGCAATTGGAATCTCGGCTATCCGACCAAAGATCAACTAGCCGCGAGAACGCTGGAATTCAGCAAGGCGATTCACGCAGTCGACCCAACTGCGCGCCTCATTGCTACTGGCGCAGACCCCGAAGTCTTCAAAAGCTGGAACGCCATTCAACTCACGAACACGCCCGGCACATTCAACTACCTCTCTACTCATTTCGTAGTGGGCACCGGCGAAGTACAGCAAAAAACACCGACGGCGGACTTCGTAGCCCAGGCCTCGCTCGCACTCCCGGTTGAGTTGGAGAGGCGTGTGCGCCAGGAGCAGCAGCAGATCGACTCCACTCCAGGCTACGAAGACAAAGCACACGTCGCATTTACAGAATGGCTCTTCATCGGAGAACGATTAAATGCTCCGAATTTCCTCAACATGGGCGGAGCCGTCCTGACCGGCGGTTTCCTGAACATGGTGATGAGGAATGCAGACATCGTTCCAGTCTCCGACATGACAGGCATCATGGAGTTTGCCGGCATCTGGAAAAAACGCAGCCAGGTATTTGGAACGCCCTCTTACTACGCATTCAAGATGTATGCCGGCGCTGATATAGCAAAGCTTGTTTCTGTCGTGGCGAACTCCGGCTTGTATTCGGTGCAGCACGGCGTCAATCGCTTGCCGGAGATTGCGTCCGTTCCCAACCTTGATGTCGCCGCCGCACTCAGTGCCGACGGAAAAACTCTGACGTTGTTTTGCGTAAATCGGAGCATCTCAACTGACATTCCGACCAAGATTGGTCTACACGGTTTTGCCGCTGGCAGCCAGGCAGAGATCAGCGTCTTGAACTCACCTTCTCTCACCGACAGTAACGACGAAATCTCACCTGACCATGTTCAGCCAACTGAGAGCAGGGAAGCGGTGCGGCCGGATGGATGGTCCCACGTATTTCCGCATGGAAGTGTCACGGTGATCTCGTTCAAGCGCAAATGA